A stretch of DNA from Paenibacillus sp. FSL W8-0186:
CTAGTTCCGAATGACTCATACTTTGATACTCCTCTCATTATGGCTATAAGTTATTTATTTTACTTTTCGATATGCAGGGTTCTAATGGATGCTTCTATGGAATCGCACGAACGGCCAATTGATGCATGTATTCATGCGATGACACCGGCTTGCGCCCCGGACCCCATCCGACCTTCTCGCGGTAGCCGCCAAGCAGCCTGCGATCCTCCAGCACCGCTTCCTGCACCTCCTCGCGCCCCTCCGCAAAGGGCGATACGTACATCGCATCGGCGGGACAATACAGCTCGCACATGAAGCAGGTCTGGCAATCGTCCTGACGGGCAATTACCGGAGTGCCGTTAACTCCTTGATCAAAGACGTCAGTTGGGCAGACGCTGACACAAAGATTGCATTTCACACAGCGGCTCTCGCTAATCAGTTCGATCATTGCAGCACAGCCTCCTTGCCGATCGGCTCCGGCCTGACGCTGATTTCATCCAGTCCCCAGGTGATCAAGCGGTGGTGCTGGGTCTGATCCTGCTGGGGATAATCGTCGCGCCTATGCATCCCCCGGGACTCACGGCGGGCTAGCGCGGACTGATACATCCATCGTGCCGTAGCCGTCATCGCCGCCGCCCCGCGCAGCTTCACGCCTTCACGATCCCATCCGGCCCGGTCATTCCGGAGCGTATGCCACACCTGTTCCAGCCGTGCAAGCGACGCCTCCAGCCCTGCCTCAGAGCGAAACAGATTCCGGTCGTAAGGCATGACCTCCTCCTGCACCATCTTTGCATACTGCTCCGGAGTATGCCCTCTTCTCTCTGAGGCACGGCTGTCCAGCGGCAGCGAGAGGGATGACAGCCCCTTAACCCGCCGCTGAGCAGCACGCGGCCCCAGCCGCCGGGCATATTCCGCAGCGCCGTCTCCGGCAAAGCTGCCGGACGACATCGCCCAGGCGGCGTTATGGCTGCCTCCGCCGGTAAATCCGCCGCAAATGAGCTCCCTGGTCGCCGCATCTCCGGCGGCATACAGCCCCGCCACCTTCGTCGCACATGATGCGTCGACAATATGAATGCCCCCGGTTCCGCGGACTGTTCCCTCTAGGCGCAGCGTAACGGGAAAGAAATCCTCGAACGGATCGATCCCGCAGCGGTCGAAGGGCAGAAAAAAATTGCTCTGGCCTACCCGCAGCAGCGGCCGTATCTCCGCGGGCGCCAAGTCAAGCCGTGCATACACCTGCCGGCCGGCCAGCAAATTTTGGGCAATGATGGAGCGCCCCTGTTTTGATCCGGCTCCTTCGACCAGCGACCCGTCTTCATAGTAGAACGAGGCGTACTGGTAATAAGCCGTCTTGGTTACGGAAGCAAAGGCAGGCGAAATCCCATAAGCATTGGAAAACTCCATGCCCGAGAATTCCGCTCCGGCTTCGGCGGCCATCAGGTAACCGTCTCCTG
This window harbors:
- a CDS encoding FAD-binding protein, whose translation is MREKRFDLSADVLIIGGGPAGAWAAITAARKGTQVVLVDKGYCGTSGATAPSGTGVWYVKPEAAAREEAKRSRYFLGGQLADAQWMNRVLDQTYDNMGMLAEWGYPFPEDGQGQQHRRGLQGPEYMRLMRRTVKRAGVNILDHSPALELLADEYGVGGAAGIRTRTGQTWSVRAAAVVIATGGCAFLSKALGCNVLTGDGYLMAAEAGAEFSGMEFSNAYGISPAFASVTKTAYYQYASFYYEDGSLVEGAGSKQGRSIIAQNLLAGRQVYARLDLAPAEIRPLLRVGQSNFFLPFDRCGIDPFEDFFPVTLRLEGTVRGTGGIHIVDASCATKVAGLYAAGDAATRELICGGFTGGGSHNAAWAMSSGSFAGDGAAEYARRLGPRAAQRRVKGLSSLSLPLDSRASERRGHTPEQYAKMVQEEVMPYDRNLFRSEAGLEASLARLEQVWHTLRNDRAGWDREGVKLRGAAAMTATARWMYQSALARRESRGMHRRDDYPQQDQTQHHRLITWGLDEISVRPEPIGKEAVLQ
- a CDS encoding ferredoxin family protein, with the protein product MIELISESRCVKCNLCVSVCPTDVFDQGVNGTPVIARQDDCQTCFMCELYCPADAMYVSPFAEGREEVQEAVLEDRRLLGGYREKVGWGPGRKPVSSHEYMHQLAVRAIP